The following coding sequences are from one Rutidosis leptorrhynchoides isolate AG116_Rl617_1_P2 chromosome 11, CSIRO_AGI_Rlap_v1, whole genome shotgun sequence window:
- the LOC139874689 gene encoding AAA-ATPase At2g18193-like, whose amino-acid sequence MATRTLAQLPTPSSLLLAYASMSTSIMLFRTIFDQLFPTQLRHYIVEAVRGYWKPKSSELTLVFEETDGMESNHMFDAAESYLCSKINPDSNRLRITKSVKEKHINIKFAESEEIIDSFEGISVTWRYVRQQYSQIKCAGDEYSNENMDSYIELKFDKKFKEIIISSYLPWIMQKSQELEHEKKVVKLHDLQSYGGARSGIQDSVNLDHPSTFETLAMDPKMKKAIIDDLDLFMRRRDFYKKVGKAWKRGYLLYGPPGTGKSSLIAAMANYLKFDIYDLQLRNVGSDSGLKKLLLGTRNRSILVIEDIDCTISPHRKKTTPSVFPDFNHVRGPQFSLSGLLNFIDGLWSCCGDERIIIFTTNHKETLDPALLRPGRMDVHIHMSYLTVDGFNTLAANYLNIHDHHWRFREIKELIECKKVTPAEVAEELMKSDDVEVVLDGLVKFLERKKVEEDEIEDETEDEIERDDENQVREAKKAKIIS is encoded by the exons ATGGCGACTCGAACTCTCGCTCAGTTGCCAACTCCGTCGTCGTTACTATTGGCGTACGCATCGATGTCAACATCGATCATGCTCTTCCGTACAATATTTGACCAGCTCTTCCCAACACAACTCCGACATTACATTGTCGAAGCTGTTCGAGGCTACTGGAAACCTAAATCCTCAGAACTAACACTCGTGTTTGAAGAAACAGATGGCATGGAGTCCAACCACATGTTTGATGCCGCCGAGTCCTATCTTTGTTCTAAAATTAACCCTGATTCTAATCGTTTGAG GATCACAAAATCGGTAAAAGAAAAACACATAAATATCAAGTTTGCGGAATCGGAAGAGATAATAGATTCATTTGAAGGAATTTCAGTTACATGGAGGTATGTACGTCAACAGTACTCCCAAATAAAGTGTGCAGGCGATGAATACAGTAACGAAAACATGGACAGCTACATCGAGCTGAAATTCGATAAAAAGTTTAAAGAAATTATAATAAGCTCTTACTTACCATGGATAATGCAAAAATCACAAGAGCTTGAACACGAAAAGAAAGTAGTGAAGCTACATGATTTACAGTCCTATGGAGGTGCGCGAAGTGGTATTCAAGATTCGGTGAATCTGGACCATCCGTCAACGTTTGAAACATTAGCAATGGATCCGAAGATGAAGAAGGCGATTATTGATGACTTGGATTTGTTTATGAGGAGACGAGATTTTTATAAGAAAGTTGGGAAGGCGTGGAAGAGAGGGTATTTGTTGTACGGTCCACCTGGGACAGGGAAATCGAGTTTGATTGCTGCTATGGCGAATTATTTGAAGTTTGATATTTATGATTTACAATTGAGGAATGTTGGAAGTGATTCGGGTTTAAAGAAGTTGTTGTTGGGAACGCGGAATCGATCGATACTTGTGATTGAAGATATTGATTGTACCATATCCCCTCATCGGAAAAAAACTACTCCGTCTGTATTTCCAGATTTTAATCACGTTCGTGGTCCCCAG TTCTCTTTATCGGGGCTTTTGAACTTCATAGACGGATTATGGTCGTGTTGTGGGGATGAACGTATCATAATATTTACAACCAACCATAAAGAAACACTCGATCCAGCATTGCTTAGACCAGGGCGAATGGATGTACACATTCACATGTCATACTTGACTGTTGACGGTTTCAATACACTAGCGGCCAACTACCTAAACATTCACGACCACCATTGGCGATTTAGGGAAATTAAAGAGTTGATCGAGTGTAAGAAGGTCACACCAGCTGAGGTGGCAGAGGAACTCATGAAGTCTGATGATGTGGAGGTTGTGTTAGATGGGCTCGTGAAGTTTTTAGAACGTAAGAAGGTGGAAGAAGACGAGATCGAAGATGAGACTGAAGATGAGATTGAAAGAGATGATGAAAATCAAGTCCGAGAAGCTAAAAAGGCCAAAATTATATCTTGA